aatatttggcTCAAGTCCAAGCATTCAAAATTGACCTCTTATTAATAGGAAACATGCCCCCACAAAAGTCGCATACAACTAGttttaagaacaaaattttCCTTGTAATTTGGGTTGGTTACGTgtctaaaatacattttaattatatgttaatttaataggtCGAATTAAATAGAGTTATTATTActtaatattaaaaatacaaaaaactttGTATATTTAAGAAAATGGGTTGATGTGATGATATTGGTGCTGCTCACTGTCAGAAAAGGTGTTCTAACTCAAATCTTTAATCTCAACAATGTTGGAAACATCATTAAAAGTTTAACCCATTACAGCTTTTTAAAAGGATAAGGCGTGAAATGGGGTACTCGATTCAAAATtcataagaaattaattaagatgAAAATCATTCAGACTGAAATAAAGTGGGACTTGGATTCTGCAGCATGTTGCAAAGAACCTCCGTACGACAAACTTCCTTTAGTTGACTGACgagaaaacagaggaaaagaTTCTGAGTTGTCTGAAAATCTATTCTTCACAAAGATTCAAGAGGGTAAAGTCAATTGCCCATCAAAAAATTGATACTCTTCACTGCAGTTTTCATTGGCATGAGTATCAATGATGGCATTTGGAAAACAATggcaaaaaaaattatctaaatgTTGTGATATAAATGTGTTTAGTTTTACAAGGAAAATTAATAACCGCAATGATTATAGAGACCGCGATTGTGCCTATCTCATTCTTTAATAACAGTATTACTTTGTGTTCGTGTGTTCAGTTTGGATCGTATTAATgtatgaatataagactataaaGATCAACTTTAATCTAACCCATCAATTTTAACCCGTTATTTTTGTGTTAGGCTCGGATCGTGTCAATTCATGAATATAAAACTACGTAAATCAATCTTATAACgatctaattaattaaacggTTCAAACCCATTAATCATAATTTGTTAATTTCATATGAAACGAACAAATCGGGCCGCTGGCCAGCTAAGGTAGTTGGGAAAGTTACCCAGTAGCCTTAACTTTTGCTACCTTTTTCAATGGTTTAATATATGGCTTTTGTTAAATAATGAGTCCTGATCCATTGATTAAAATAAAGCATGGGGTTCCACGAGTGGATTTGGATATGTTCAACTGTATGTTAGTGCTGTCAATTATCAGACCTAATCTGATGATTAAGAGCCATCATTTTTAGGCAACAAAgcattattttgaaaagaaaaaaaagtattaaattgGTTTTTGTGGTTTAGGTCACCATCAAGTCAATCGTTATGGTCACAATTTTGTCCTATTGATCCTTTTGCAATGCACTATGTATTTTGTTCACACACAGATAAGTCTTGCcagaataataaattaaatgattaaatttatctatttttattaactAAGCTTTTAAAGTAAATGATAACTTAACATGATATATGAGCTTGATCTCAGTCATTCACCTCTCATCATACTCCCAATCCACTGGGTTGATTGACCTCATCAGCCCCTGGACAAggctttattaaaaaaagaagaaaaaaaatctaaaagctTTATGGATACTATTATATCAGTCCAGTATGATGAAAGTTgagtatttagaattactcttcaattaaatatttcatgtgttgagCCTCCATTATTAAGCTGGAGTTTAAGCCTACACATGTGGGAAAtgtaagaatataaattaagagACTTGTTATTTAGTATTCTTTCATCATTCTCCCATCTCTCCTTTTTGAAAATCAAACATTGGATCTATAGGAACCACACCTTCACCCATGTGAAACCTACATATTCAATGATCGATTTTCAAGAATGTATGATGGACAAGAATTAGAaaatactaaatagcatttcttataaattaataaatttttgggataagtgatgatttaacacaTCCTACACTATATTTTAGCTATCTACTTTGacgttttatttaaatattatttttaagatttttattttttggacttaaacttttgagatacgCGATGATTCATCACAAGCtactttctattttaattattcactttcactattctatttcaataatttttttctttattaagaaaagagataattatataacaaaaatatttttttaacattagaAGTAGGCCTACCACCTACACGCTCACAAAATTTGTTGAGCTAGTACCTCaccataattattattattatttttaaaaataataataataattagccCGACATGAGtgatttttcattcaaatttgcATTTTGGCTAACCAAAATAACCTTTTGACTATATGTCCGAGTAGGAAGAGATCTTCAATTGGCTTAAGATCTATACCTAAGGCATCACCTGTAGTAATAATAGTCAAactagttattaaaaaaaaaatacatatttctACTTTAGAGCACCTGCAGCAATAATAGCCAAAGTAGttattgaaaaagtataacTCTCTACGTTAGTACTATTTTTTCTATCATCTCttcaatatattctctattctactatttttttttttaaatattattttgtgtggaagagagaaagagtgtggcagaagaaaatgaagagggagaaaacaataaaaaaaaatatttgtagtaGGAATAATGAATAAGCTCTTTTAcctatttattattaatattagaagaaaaaaattctattatgcctattttgtttggaaaatattATGAGCTATTTAGATGCTCTAACGTTATTAATCTTAGGAAACATTCGTACCTATGAAAGAAATGTTTCGCTAAAGGCCAAGCATAAAAAAATGGACATGTCTGACTAAATGGGGAAACATGCCCCATAAAAAAATTGCATTGACATGGTTTTGAGCAACATTAAGGTAAAAGGGGCAGTTAAGAAAAGGTGTGCCACAATGAGCACCTTACCGTTAATTCTTTTGTCGATGTTCTAAACAAAGTGTTTAATCTTAACCATGTTGGAACCATCACTCAAAGCTTAACCCCCTTCTCAAAAAGGCCAAGCCATGAAAAGGAGTGCTTCATTCAAAACCTAACAAAGTAATTTAAAACGCATAAACAAACAGAACCAATCGATTCTGAGTTAGCTATAGGATCATATTTCCTAATTTGAGAGGATCGTAAGTGGAATAATATTTTCTTCACAAATGAAACGtttcattttaaactaaatcgtaaAAAATGAAACGTTTgaaaactgtgtttttaaaaaatttcgatttgaaaacgcaaaaaattgcttatttaaATCGCAGACAATGatgtgcttttttaaaaacgcagtattttaaaaggttaacaTGCgtttttgccaaacgcttagctgcatttttaaaaattgtttttttaaatcactatttttaatcgtactttttgaaatcgtaaacccaaacaaacccttaaATTAGCTAGTTGGCGGCGGTATTTCAAATTTCCAATAACAATGGCAAAATTATTTGGGATCAAGATTATGAAAAACCATTTTATGGTTTACATTACATTTTATAGATCTAATTGTGTATATGTTGTtataccattaaaaaaatttaaatgacgtgacatTACATAAACCtttatatgtaaaaaaaataaactttggACCATGAAATAGAAAGGATTTTCCATTCCAattagtgggtttttttttttttttaagattttagaCAATTTGTTATGGGtctaataaaagttattttatgATTCAAACAACATACAGATAATAAGTTATCATTAGTGATAAGATTAGAATTAAGATtagaatttaaatattaaagacaatatattataattaaaagtggtttattttaattagtttttttatttctactATGCTTTGTAAGTGTCTATTTAAAGACACCATCAACTTAATGAAGAATGACATAAGTTTGTTGTCAAACTTTTCCATTTGTTATTTAGATATTTTCTCGAATTATCCTACCAAAATTTATTGTTACAATGGAatcagaaatatatatataataaggatTTGAAATCAATCAAACATGAGAGACCAATAAAGGGATGACCATTATGCCTAGGGGTGAAATGCGGGCGGATAATAACCGACTGCATttgctatccgcatatgcaaATGCGGATAGCGATTTTAAGGTATAcggatgcggttaataaccgaaTCTgcattcattttatatataatatatatttaattaaattcactaaaacaaaGTTGTTTGAATTTTGTAAGTTTAAGACCTTCAggttatgttataatttttttttcactatcatctcaaaataATACCTCATTATGTTtaccttcctttttttttctttcttttatttgggcAACCTCATTATATTTGAGACAATGATCCTATATGGTTGATAatcgtgaattgtgtaacaaatgaaatcttaatttatttaagcttacatataataataacctcattatttaatattacatatagatttagatagtaatccaaaatgCTCATTACCTTACATGCGGAGTTCGCCGACCAGAGATAGctctaatatttaaataaaaaaacaaatcaaaaataataatagtagtaATTCCCCCTTTACCTAATGTTTGTTGTATTTTATAGTGGAATTTCCTTATAACCATCTGCTACGTGCcccattttcatttcatttgtgaCCTTCTCTTCAACAAATAGTCAATGTCCCACGGCTTCCCTCATGTCTATTGCTTCATGCCAAAGATCATGGACACATGGGCGGAGTTACTTTGGGGCTGCACGGCTACTCCTACTAGATTGGGTGCACGCATAGAcaacccttttttattttattgagcgTGGTCACACAACcactctaatttttatttttattaaaaaaaaataataataagttagaTCATACCCCacactaatgctccgtttgtttcggtgtaaaatggtttccgtcgtaaaatagtttcagggaagtcatttttcagaaaaatattttccgtcgaaatcatttttcagtgtttggcgcgtacggaaaattacaaatattttttatattttaatttaaaaaaattaaatttattcacaaaataaaaaatattaagataaaataatataaaaatattttttaatatttggaaGATAAAAATTATGGCaaagttgccggaatctggccatttttgccggattccggcgatctttgccggaatccggcacaaaacaGAGTCGGAATCTTGCTTGTTGAAATCCggcaatagtcaactgcttgaacgtaaaggtcaaCTGCGTCGTTTAAAAAAGAGTCAACTGCATCTaccatctacggaaaatgatACGCTTTTAAAAGGCAtcaatcattttctgaaatttattaagcattttttatcAAACGGAAATCACtttccggttgaccattattttcacccctaccaaacaccgaaaaataccgaaattattttccagaaatcattttacgccgaaacaaacggagcataagataccaattttttttaaaaaaaggtgttTTAAGATCAGTGTATAAGAACAACATATTATCATACAATTCTGTAAATTGATATGACAGTGTTCAATTGTTTTATCGCACCATCGGGCCGTCTAGTTAAATCTGGACCATCCATGACCTCCAGGACCCACCAACTGGTGGGCCGCCTTTTTACGTTCTCGGCCCTGATTCAACAGGACTGGGACTATTACAAAATCGCTTGCCCTTCCCGCCAACCCATTGGAAGTTAGTGCTCTCTTTCGCTTCACAGTTCACACACACTGACACACACAGACAGAGGCGAAAATGGAGTTGAGTCTGGGCGGGAACGCGCTCAAGACCTTCGCTAGGTGCATCACATGCCTCGCACGTGTCGGTAACGAGCTCGTCATTCAAGCTTCTCCTTCTCAGGTAAATTGCCTCCCTAGCTTTCCTCCATTTTCTCGCGTTTTTCCCTCAGATTCCACCATCGCAAACACTTCATATCTCACTCACGCTTCCACAATTTCATGCTAATTTGGGCTGCTGAATATCATGAATTTGTGTTTATCCAGACGAACcaattgatttattattatttttacattatcgaagggtttatattttttaaatgatgcaTAGAATCTAATCTTGGGCTCATTATAGTTTACCTTGTGATCACTGATCAGGTCGACTTGTTATGTCAGAAATTATATGGTACTTCTGGTATTTGCGCTTCGAAAGCTATCCAGTGGTAACTCATAATTAGGGCTCAGCGTAGTTTACTTAGGGTTTTAGAAGAGCATAAGGGGGCTTTcgtataaaattattattttttattttggaatcTAGTATGAGGAATTAATACCGAATTATGCTTGGTTGGATTATATGAATCCCACTGGATAAGTGAGAAATCAGTGAGTGAAGCTTTGTTTGGTTGgcaagaaaatgaaggaaaacaaaacaaaacaaaaataaataagctCTGAAACCTCGAATTTTTGCTGCTTTGGTTTCTGAAAATTCAAAGGATTTCCTCAAACGGGCTATGTAGTTGTATTTTTCCATTACTGAAAGGAGGCTTGACGTTGTTGTTTTATCTAGTCTAAGTTAGGAAAACTGTTGaggtttaaattttaaatttattttattttccttttgaaaTATTCTTAGGTTGtgttaggattttattttattttcaaaaagaaaaacccaagaaagggaaaaagaggatgaagaaaaaagggaaCAAATGAGTTAGTCATTTATTAGTACCATAATAAATGTTGATGTACTAAGTTAAATTTGTTTAGTTACTATTTATTGCCTGCAGCTTGCTTTTCACACTCTCAATTCGTCGCGGTCTACCTATCAGTCTACTACATTTAAGCCCGGTTTCTTTGACAACTATACAGTTTCTGGTAACCAAGTTAAATGCAGTGTGCTTTTGAAGGTAagatattttctttcaatatttCATATATCTTAATGGAATTTTGCAACTTAGATTCTTGCTGATTAGCATCTTCAGGCCGTTTGTTCTGTTCTTAGGACACCCATTGCAAGTATTGATAATTTGAGCATAAAGTTACCTGATCCAGACGCATCAAAAGTGCAGTGGATGCTGGAATGCTATAGTGGTAAAGTACTTGCCTACATATCTTGTGTTGATTATCCTATTCACTTATTAGTACTGGATAGGGAGATCCAGGCCCAATATACGGGGTTAGAAAGATGGGATTGATGGGTGCTTATACATGTATGATAGTGGTCAATGTTGTAATTACTGGGTTATTTTTACAACTGATAAGGGAACATTGATTTCTACCGTGGTGGAATGCAATCATGGGAATTAAATTTTATTGGGAGATAAGTATTTGACACTTTCACCAGAACAACTGTTATACAACTGAAATAGTGTTGATCAAGGTACCATCTAAAATCTTACTCAAAGGTCTCGTAAGCATTGGGTCTCGTTTAGTTGATGCAAAAAGTATGCTAGCTCATACTAAATCTTTCTTGAAATTatgggggaaaaaaaagttGTTCTTCCATGGGGGAAAAGAAAAGGTAGAGAAATCCCCTTCTGTATTTCCTAATGTACTTCATAAAAAGAGTATATGTTAGTAGGCAAAATGGTAACTTGCAGAAAACCTGAAATTATTGCTATGGCCATGTTGATCATTTAGGCCGGACAAACTGATATATGGGTGTTGTCCCTATGTACAGAATATACCATAGTGGTGTTTGGCCTGAATTGCCAATGACTTCCTCCATTAAACCTTCATCCAGGACTGGTCACGCTCATGATTAGCTCGTGAATGAGTGATGGTCAAAATATAACATCATACTTAGATGAAAACCCCTTCTGTGTTTCTTAATGTACTGCaccaaaaaaagagagagtataTGTTAGTCGGCAAACTAGTAATTTGCAGACaacctgaaattttttttttttgataagtagacaACCTGAAATTATTGATATGGCCATCCTGATCATTTAGGCTAGACAAGATACATAGGTGTTGTAGTTATGTGCAGAATACTCCATAGTGGCGTTTGGCTTGAATCTCCAATGGCTTCCTCCATTAAGCCCTCATCCTGGACTAGTCACTTTAATGGGTAGCTCCTGAATGACGCCAGttttatcaaacaaaagaaataagttATCGCCGAAGTTGTGACTGCAAACTTTACCATTGTAAGTTATATAATACTTGCCAGTTGAGCCATCATTCAAAATCAGGATCAGGCTAAAATAAATCTGAATTTGGATTTTGGGCTCCCTTATTGAATGCTCTAGATTTATGATGTTATGCGCTATGCATATGTTACTAGATAACTGTACCTTGCAACTTTTCTCATCACAGTCTTCTTTTGTATGTTATTCGAGTCCAAAATTGGTTTTAAACAATTTAATCCTGTGCATTTTGCAGGCATGAGAAAAACCTATTGGATTACTTGCAATGTTGAACCCGACATACAACATTTATCCCTTGATAGGAGAAAATTCCCGAGCAGCTTTGTAGTGAGGCCTCGTGATTTCAATAGATTGCTTGCTAATTTTCAAtcatctcttcaagagattACTATCATTGCAACAGAGCGGACATCCGTACCTTCTGACACTGCAAGTGAGATTGAAGGAAAAGCAGTTGAACTTAGAAGTTATATAGATCCAACCAAAGGTAATAAGCATATTAGTCTTTCTTCCCTCACTTCATTGCAAACAAGATATCAATGCTTCAATTTTTGAATTGTAGAGAATGACTCCTCGCTGCATACTCAACTGTGGATAGATCCTACAGAAGAGTTTTTGCAGTATACTCTCATTGGAGACCCTGTAGATGTGACATTTGGTGTAAAAGAACTGAAGGTATATTAATCCAACCCTTGGAACCTAATTTTTTTGAGATTCAATTGCATTTGAATCGTAATTCACGTGAAAAAGCCTTACCCAACTGGTGAAACATCAACTAGAGATAACATTCACCTAATCTCTGTCATTATCAtcattattagttttattatatGATGCTTTCTGGTATAAACCTCAAGTTTTTTGGTCAACTAGTTTACTTATATGACTGTTGAACTTTGTAATAACTCCTTTTGGGTATGTTGAGCATTTGACCACAATCTTCTTTGTTTATCATCAAATTGCAGGCCTTTCTTACTTTTTGCGAAGGCTGTGAAGTTGACATTCACTTGTACTTTGAAAAAGCTGGCGAGTAAGATATATCAAGTCCATTAGTTTCCCTTGCTCACATTGATTTTCCGTTCCTCCTCCACATGGAGTTTCTTGTCTAATGAACTTCATGAGAAACACTAGCTTCAGCCTGTATGCTTGCTGTTATATGCAATCATTGTTGATTCGAATTGGTTTTGATGACAAATCACAACATTAGTAGATCAAACATGAAATTTACGAGAAAGAATGAAAACCAAATTGTAACAATGAGTCGACTTCCCATTTGTCATCTCCAACTCACCAACAAATCTcacccttctaggcataacctaatcaacaacaaacaaatgaaaaggcAAACTTCATAATTCTCTTGCTgtttcacaatgaagaagaaggtgatcaatagATTttcactcttcttgcacatacaacatcaaTCCACCACTATGACgttcattttcttcaaattatccaaaatcaAGATTTTTTCCTTGTGTCACTGTGCATACAAAAAACGCCACTCTCGAAGGAGCCTTGACTCTCCAAATATTCTTCTAAATATTCTTCTAAGGAAAATGGGAACTTACAGGAATAGGTAACACATGATGTAGGACTTCACTTCAAAGTTTCTCcttttggaagggatccaacCAATTCTATCCTCACTTCCTTGCCTTACTCTGTGAGAATACAACAACTTAAAGAAAGAAGAGACCatttccacctcccaatcatgcactagTCTGGTAATGAATAGATACCATTGTAGATTTTCATTTCGGAACTACATATGATCCACCACCCATGCATTATTACAACTTGCAATACTAAATAAGTCCGGATAAGAAATCTTCAAGGGATGTTCCCCCATTAGAAATCATGCCAAAACCTCACCTTGGACCCACCTCCCACCTCATATATAACAAATCTAGTGAAAACTTCCCACCCTATGCTAAGAATTCAAACCAAAGTTGTATCATTTGAGCATTACTGACTCTATGCATTTGTATCACATCATAAATCCATATTGGTGGCCATCAATGCATCACATTTTTGTCCATACTTATGATTATTGGTTGTGATCATCTGGCTGCCCATCTCTTGATATTGGATTAATTTCAACACATAACATCCATTGGTCATCCTCAATTTGAGGTTCATTGATATGCAAATGATTGGCCACTAGGAAGCTATACAAATAATCTTTGGATCAATTAATTAGTCGTCTATCTGATGGAGACAAGGTAGTGAGGATTGTATTTAGTGGATTCCTTCAAAGAGGAAGAAATTTGAGGTGAGGTCGTTTTTTCATGAGTTATCTACCTCGGGGGGTTCTTTTCATTTAAGGAGTGTTTGGAAAGTTAAAGTGCCtgtgagaatgagatttttttttattttttattttttttgtggacAGCAACTCATGAGAAGATTTTGACATTGAATAATCTGAGAAAGAGAGGAGTATTAGTGGTGGAAtagtgttgcatgtgtaagagggGCGAGAAATCTATTGGTCATCTTTTACTCCATTGTGGAGTggcaagagaattatggagtGTGATCTTTACCCTATTCGAATTCCATTGGGTGATGCTTGCCAGGGTGATATAGGTGTTAGATTGTTGGCAAGATCCGGTGGGTAGACATTTAGTTCTAGATGTGTGGAGGATAGCACTGCTATGCTTAATGTGGAGTATATGGAGAGAGTTAGAtgtttgaagattgtgagaagaCAAGGGAAGAGTTCAAGAATAACTTGGtcaaatcactttttatttGGGCGTATAATATCTGTcaattttctaacttttttgagtttgtggatttttgtttttcttttagcatGTAAGGGAAACTTTCTtcgtatacatcctgtgtactagAGTTGCGCCCCTTCTGCGTATACAActatttatcaacaaaaaaatagttGTCTTGATCATTTGCTGGACAATCCATAGAAAAACTTACTACTATCAAATGTTATAGACTTTGTCTGTCTTGGCATAGCATTTTGGATGCAAGTGTTTATTAACTAAAAATTGGCTTCATCTCAAAAAAACATGTATCTGGGAGATAGGCCTATTCTCATGGCACCAAAATTCGGCTTAGATGATGGGTCCAGCTCAAACTTTGATGCTACACTTGTACTTGCAACCATGCTTATATCGCAGCTCCATGAAGGAAATCCCTTGGAGCCTCCTCAGGTAGCTACATGCACAAGACATCTCCAGAATGAGCATGGAACAGGGTCTGAAGCTCAACGTGAAGGGTGTAGACCAAATATTTCTGAGTTTCCATCTGATCACACTAGAATTTGGTCTGAAATTTCAGGTAACTGATAATATAATGTTTCAAAGGTGACAAGAGAAATATGTTTTACAGTCAAAATCTTGATGACTCCGATGTGCAGGAAGCGCAGCAAAAAATGGCAGTGGAAGTGGTACTGAAGAAAGGCAGGTTCAAGGGGAAAGAAATTTGAACACCAGTGAACAGAGGGAAATTCAGAGGATTAGCACAATGCAAATCTCACAAGCTGCATCCGCTAGAGGAAATGAGTGCGCAGATCCCAATATGTATCCTAATTTTTACTGTTTCCTTCAGTATGCCATCAATTCATGTATCAAAGCTTCAGACTTACCATTGCTTTCAGTTGCtgcaattctctctctctctctctctctaagtgTGCGGAAGTTTGCTTTTGTGTGTGCTTCTTCCTACATTCTGTGAATTGTGCCTTGTCAAAGCTTTACGAATTATCTCCAACTGTATTTTTCCTGCTAAATaagataattattttatagataatGAGAAAGGACTGCATTTGTGACCCTCTGATTGCCTTACGTATTGTCTATGGATAGGGTATCAAACATCATGGAGTTTCACTTTATATGCATTTAAGTTTCAGTCGTGATCTTCTTGGGGCAAGTGCCTATGAAGTTGAGCTTTGAGGGTCTTTCCCTAGAGTGATATGTAAAACATTGGAGAGAAGTCCATGTCCATTTATGCCTTGGTCGTTTGATCACAACAGGGATAGTATGTTTCTGAGGAAGCCACTTTAAGATCAAGATTTAGTTTCCACTAACAAAATATTTAGTCATCTTTGTGATAAGTTTATGGCTGGGTTTATGTGTGGAGAGCAAGCAGTTAAAGGATCTGTCAGTTGGCTTTGTCTCTCTAGGTATGAGGCTCTGTTTGGTGTTTGAGAAAAGTAGATTATAAAAATGGCATCAGAAAATTTTAGCAATATAGGATTATAGCTCTTTCCAACCAAAGCAAATGCTGATCAATCCTAGATTCTAAATTTTTGCTAAGGAATTAAAACCAATGTCTTGCATGCATGCTGATACATAAATTGATCATAATTGCATTGTCTTGACTGGTCATGTTAGCTGCCATCCTGCAGAAAAGGATCATGCAGAACAATCCAGAGGTTAGTAAGAGAGTGAATTGGATTATTCTTGCATATGTATTTGCTCCCCACATGGCTAATATTCTTACTATTTGTCGGTTTTTCAGATAGGCCAGATACTAATGCTCATGGATTTTCACAACGTCATCCTAGTAACTGGGTAGATGcagatgaggatgatgatgataatgGGGATGATAACGAACTGTGCATTCAGTCAACACCACCATACTATGAGGAACAGTAGCCACGATAATTATTTATCTTAAAGGCAGGCTGCTTGTTTTATGTCTGTTGTAAGTACATATCTTATAATGACATGCTTTGTAGCGTTTTCAATACAGAATAATATAATCTTGTACCTCAATTGAAACCAGTTAAAAGGTGTTAGGATGTTGTACATAATATGCATTTAGTAAGTTTCCATGA
Above is a genomic segment from Alnus glutinosa chromosome 12, dhAlnGlut1.1, whole genome shotgun sequence containing:
- the LOC133851074 gene encoding uncharacterized protein LOC133851074; translation: MELSLGGNALKTFARCITCLARVGNELVIQASPSQLAFHTLNSSRSTYQSTTFKPGFFDNYTVSGNQVKCSVLLKAVCSVLRTPIASIDNLSIKLPDPDASKVQWMLECYSGMRKTYWITCNVEPDIQHLSLDRRKFPSSFVVRPRDFNRLLANFQSSLQEITIIATERTSVPSDTASEIEGKAVELRSYIDPTKENDSSLHTQLWIDPTEEFLQYTLIGDPVDVTFGVKELKAFLTFCEGCEVDIHLYFEKAGEPILMAPKFGLDDGSSSNFDATLVLATMLISQLHEGNPLEPPQVATCTRHLQNEHGTGSEAQREGCRPNISEFPSDHTRIWSEISGSAAKNGSGSGTEERQVQGERNLNTSEQREIQRISTMQISQAASARGNECADPNICHPAEKDHAEQSRDRPDTNAHGFSQRHPSNWVDADEDDDDNGDDNELCIQSTPPYYEEQ